Proteins from a genomic interval of Zingiber officinale cultivar Zhangliang chromosome 1B, Zo_v1.1, whole genome shotgun sequence:
- the LOC121981946 gene encoding IST1-like protein isoform X2 translates to MLVEHVIREQNVMAANDIIELFCELIVARLPIIAKQRDCPQDLKEGISSLIYASPRCSDIPELSRILLIFEKKYGKDFVSAATELRPKSEVNCLLIEKLSVRKPIGEVKLKVLKEIAKEYQVKWDSTELEQELLVPPERVIEGPRAFADVKNVSVKPIFLKQPKDFNRKELQFKDPVSAAQASSESAEKAIDGEQAASHVANQNSHPFDQPTPVDTLVCKCNKFNQVAFQKEQELDHLSGTHAPSNYEAKTLEKRPFSSQSFSLSNTLDDDSIDSADLNEKKILRRNSCISRTVYSDIKFDDSDGHESENGEQESDPSPNRPPPVLPSQQMNSLTHVHPNLSDYAALTARFEALKSHRM, encoded by the exons ATGCTG GTTGAGCATGTGATACGAGAACAAAATGTCATGGCAGCTAATGACATCATTGAACTTTTCTGCGAGCTAATAGTTGCTCGCCTACCTATCATCGCTAAACAAAG GGATTGCCCGCAAGATCTAAAAGAAGGAATTTCAAGTTTGATCTATGCTTCTCCAAGGTGCTCAGACATTCCAGAGCTTAGCCGAATTCTTCTTATCTTTGAAAAGAAGTATGGAAAAGATTTTGTATCTGCTGCGACTGAATTGCGACCTAAATCTGAAGTTAATTGCTTG TTAATAGAGAAGTTATCAGTGAGGAAACCTATTGGTGAAGTTAAGCTGAAAGTCTTGAAGGAAATAGCAAAGGAGTATCAGGTTAAGTGGGATTCAACAGAATTAGAGCAGGAGCTTCTTGTACCTCCAGAGAGAGTTATA GAAGGACCACGAGCATTTGCAGACGTCAAAAATGTTTCTGTTAAACCAATATTTCTTAAACAACCAAAGGATTTTAACAG AAAAGAATTGCAATTCAAGGACCCTGTCTCAGCTGCTCAAGCCTCTTCAGAGTCTGCCGAAAAAGCAATTGACGGTGAACAAGCAGCAAGCCATGTTGCCAATCAGAATTCtcatccatttgatcagccgaccccTGTGGATACCTTGGTATGCAAATGCAATAAATTTAATCAGGTTGCGTTTCAAAAAGAGCAGGAACTAGACCATCTATCAGGGACACATGCTCCTTCAAATTATGAGGCCAAGACCCTGGAGAAGAGGCCCTTCAGTTCTCAGAGTTTCAGTTTATCAAACACTTTGGATGATGACAGCATAGATAGTGCCGACCTGAATGAAAAAAAGATACTAAGAAGGAACAGTTGCATCTCTCGGACTGTTTATTCGGATATAAAATTTGATGACTCAGACGGTCATGAATCAGAGAATGGTGAACAGGAGTCGGATCCTTCTCCAAATAGACCTCCTCCAGTCTTGCCTTCGCAACAGATGAATTCACTTACTCATGTTCATCCAAACTTGTCTGATTATGCAGCACTGACTGCTCGCTTTGAAGCACTAAAGTCTCATAGGATGTGA